A genomic stretch from Scheffersomyces stipitis CBS 6054 chromosome 6, complete sequence includes:
- a CDS encoding 60S ribosomal protein L6 (go_component intracellular; ribosome~go_function structural constituent of ribosome~go_process protein biosynthesis) — protein sequence MSQIAPKWYQSEDVPAPKQTRKTARPQKLRASLVPGTVLILLAGRFRGKRVVYLKNLEDNTLLVSGPFKINGVPLRRVNARYVIATSTQVSVEGVDVSKFNVEYFAREKTPRSKKSEADLFNEAQPKKEIKAERVADQKSVDAALLAEIKKTPLLKQYLSASFSLKNGDRPHLLKF from the exons ATGAGCCAAATT GCTCCAAAGTGGTACCAATCGGAAGACGTTCCAGCTCCAAAGCAAACCAGAAAGACTGCTCGTCCACAAAAGTTGCGTGCCTCGTTAGTTCCAGGTACCgtcttgattttgttggCCGGTAGATTCAGAGGTAAGAGAGTCGtctacttgaagaacttggaagacaacACCTTGTTGGTTTCCGGTCcattcaagatcaatgGTGTTCCATTGAGAAGAGTCAACGCTCGTTACGTCATTGCTACTTCCACCCAGGTTTCCGTCGAAGGTGTTGACGTTTCTAAGTTCAACGTCGAATACTTTGCCAGAGAAAAGACCCCAAGATCCAAGAAGTCCGAAGCtgacttgttcaacgaaGCTCaaccaaagaaagaaatcaaggcTGAAAGAGTCGCCGACCAAAAGTCTGTTGACGCTGCTTTGTTAgctgaaatcaagaagaccCCATTATTAAAGCAATACTTATCCGCTTCTTTCTCCTTGAAGAACGGTGACCGTCCACACTTATTGAAGTTCTAA
- the XYC2 gene encoding putative xylanase/chitin deacetylase (Anthranilate phosphoribosyltransferase (tentative)): FRRFNRDIRDDLARVNAINRLDNEAETMEWLNSFLDKFWVIYMPAMSEMVLTIANGILKDLAPGFGIDKLSLDEFTLGSKAPRINSVRSYPKKAEDHIEMDWDFSFTPNDTDGMTKAEIKKKIDPKVALGVTIGKAFISKSFPVLVEDMSMTGRLKIRLKLSQNFPHVKIVSVQFLEAPTIEYGFKPMGGDTLGLDIMSFIPGLRTVVNGVIHSILRPMFYAPNSFDVDVEEMLAAQSNDSIGVIAVTVLRLQKLKKGNPTKPNSINPYVQLKISNNASINEKTTVKKLINDPVYNETKYLLVNQLDGNHLNFNVFHLVEDKADDQLIGSVDFQLADLLQEEAHNNVIKTLTESGKAVGKIEFNLKYFPVRAPLVLEDGTKEPILDAEVGILKLNLHEARDLDISSSVLGILNPYAEIYVNDELVKKCRRLRRTNEPSWGQSLESLITQQSETTVQVLIKDSVDDTIVAKLNSNLQDLVFETSRGQEWIETDPVTEGGPRPRVRITANWKAIKIDDTSIVKTHENAPIGGLRLHLRSAKSLKNLEAVGLVDPYVRVLLNGKLRAKTATFENTLDPLFNTAYFLPVANEHQHYLLQIMDEEPEGKDRSLGTAAVHIGDFLKRDQNGYFLPHDGADTILEQPVIFNGQPTGTIYYSVSFIPAIPVYSLSQIKNKEAYLEEVKEKEAAAIAKQAADEKLFKEKPNEYEWIEVEEEEVVEPKKVQMGLDSSIKYRSGIVSVHLLGGSFEKSDVYVHTLFDEQAYSSGVSPKSEGNRLSVPSSGDGFVRDLPLSKLIIRIAKKVEVDFESDIIAEQIFDTLDILKKSYSKPITLRIQDRNQVKLQLEFIPSDVQLNPLDTVLDIGKVKLEVIGADNLKSVDTNGKSDPLCVVKLDGKEILKTDKKRKTLSPVWNESVDFSLLSRSRQSIVLEVYDWDYTHDDELIGKTVVNLSSLEPSKTQEFSSELDTQGRINLRATFKPEYIRPKLAAKSALPMDLNFDAPMNVVVVGGAGAVAGGVVGGVGGIASEGIARGGSFLKGFGRSKKKHSSNGDETSTIADDSFASHDKNFSDIESEAAHDNASRHSPMSPSKKGREVVNKSAELQSLRSGAAPVSNSLQHSQVDGIARPPIPGHLRTPSAASDAASIASSFAPGAIPGRLTIVSASNLNTKDPVEVKVVLKQPTKQKDLFKTRNTKGDKSANTFKWNESVPFKSVTEGELIFDIREHHTFGKNVSLGQATVKLSDVIGRPDNLELNVGSGQLVVNVRYN; encoded by the exons TTTAGAAGATTCAATAGAGACATCAGAGATGACTTGGCCAGAGTCAACGCTATCAACCGTTTGGATAACGAAGCTGAAACCATGGAATGGTTgaattccttcttggacaagttttGGGTCATCTATATGCCTGCCATGTCAGAAATGGTTTTGACCATTGCTAATGGTatcttgaaggatttgGCCCCTGGTTTTGGTATTGACAAGTTATCTTTGGATGAATTTACTTTGGGTTCCAAGGCTCCTAGAATAAACTCTGTGAGATCGTACCCTAAGAAGGCTGAAGACCATATTGAAATGGACTGGGACTTCTCCTTCACACCCAACGACACTGATGGAATGACCAAGGCcgaaatcaagaaaaaaatCGACCCTAAGGTTGCTTTGGGTGTCACCATCGGAAAGGCTTTTATCTCCAAGTCTTTCCCTGTCTTGGTTGAGGATATGTCTATGACGGGAAGATTGAAAATCAGATTGAAGTTGAGTCAAAATTTCCCCCACGTCAAGATTGTCtctgttcaattcttggaAGCTCCAACAATTGAATATGGTTTCAAGCCTATGGGTGGTGACACTCTTGGTCTTGATATCATGTCGTTCATTCCAGGTTTGAGAACTGTCGTGAATGGTGTTATCCACTCGATCCTTCGTCCTATGTTCTACGCTCCCAATTCgtttgatgttgatgttgaagaaatgttGGCTGCGCAATCAAACGATTCTATTGGTGTAATTGCCGTTACCGTCTTACGTttgcaaaagttgaagaaaggTAACCCTACTAAGCCAAACAGTATTAATCCATACGTTCAGCTTAAAATTTCTAACAATGCTAGCATTAACGAAAAGACCACTGTTAAGAAGCTTATCAACGATCCTGTCTACAATGAAACCAAGTACTTGTTGGTTAACCAATTGGACGGTAACcacttgaacttcaacgttttccatcttgttgaagacaaggCTGATGATCAGTTGATAGGAAGTGTAGATTTCCAGTTGGCCGACTTgttacaagaagaagctcacAATAACGTGATCAAAACCTTAACTGAAAGTGGAAAGGCTGTTGGTAAGATtgagttcaacttgaagtacttcCCAGTCCGTGCACCTTTGGTATTAGAAGATGGAACTAAGGAACCTATTCTTGATGCTGAAGTTGgtatcttgaagttgaacttgcATGAAGCTAGAGATTTGGATATATCAAGTTCAGTTCTTGGTATTTTAAACCCCTACGCTGAGATTTATGTTAATGATGAGTTGGTTAAGAAATGTCGTAGATTGAGAAGAACAAACGAACCATCTTGGGGCCAATCACTTGAATCTTTAATCACTCAGCAGTCTGAAACGACCGTCCAGGTCTTGATTAAGGACTCTGTGGATGACACTATTGTAGCCAAATTGAATTCCAACTTGCAAGATCTAGTCTTTGAAACCAGTAGAGGTCAGGAATGGATTGAAACTGATCCAGTGACAGAAGGTGGTCCAAGGCCACGTGTGAGAATCACTGCTAACTGGAAAGCTATCAAGATTGATGATACCTCTATTGTCAAGACTCACGAAAATGCTCCTATTGGTGGTTTAAGGTTACATTTGCGTTCGGCCAAATCcctcaagaacttggagGCTGTTGGATTGGTTGATCCGTATGTCAGAGTTTTGTTGAATGGTAAGTTGAGAGCAAAAACAGCCACATTCGAAAATACACTCGATCCTTTGTTCAATACGGCATACTTTTTACCAGTTGCTAACGAACATCAACATTACTTGCTCCAGATCATGGACGAAGAACCTGAAGGTAAGGACAGATCGTTGGGTACTGCTGCCGTTCACATTGGAGACTTCCTAAAGAGAGACCAAAATGGGTACTTCTTACCACATGATGGTGCTGATACTATTCTTGAGCAACCAGTTATCTTCAATGGTCAACCTACTGGTACTATCTATTACTCAGTTTCCTTTATTCCTGCCATTCCAGTATATTCCTTGTCTCAGATAAAGAACAAGGAAGCttacttggaagaagtcaaagagaaagaagccGCAGCAATTGCTAAGCAAGCCGCAGACGAAAAACTCTTTAAAGAAAAGCCAAACGAATATGAATGGATTGaggttgaagaagaagaagtggtCGAGCCAAAGAAGGTTCAAATGGGTTTGGACTCTTCCATCAAGTACAGATCCGGAATTGTTTCTGTTCATTTGTTGGGTGGTTCGTTCGAAAAGTCTGATGTCTATGTTCACACATTGTTTGATGAACAAGCTTACTCTTCAGGAGTTTCTCCTAAATCAGAAGGTAACCGTCTATCGGTTCCATCTTCTGGTGACGGTTTTGTTAGAGACTTACCTCTTTCTAAGTTGATCATCAGAATTGCCAAAAAGGTCGAAGTTGACTTTGAAAGTGACATCATTGCCGAACAGATATTTGATACTTTGGATATACTAAAGAAGTCATATTCTAAGCCCATTACCTTGAGAATCCAAGACAGAAATCAAGTCAAGCTTCAATTGGAATTCATTCCTTCCGACGTTCAATTGAATCCTTTGGATACCGTATTGGATATTGGTAAGGTTAAGCTTGAGGTTATAGGTGcggacaacttgaagtctgTTGACACGAACGGAAAGTCAGATCCATTGTGTGTAGTGAAGTTGGACGGCAAAGAAATCCTCAAGACAGataagaagagaaagacttTGAGCCCAGTTTGGAATGAAAGTGTTGATTTCTCCTTGCTTTCGAGATCCAGACAATCAATTGTCTTAGAAGTGTACGATTGGGATTACACTCACGATGATGAATTGATTGGCAAGACAGTTGTGAATTTGTCCTCTCTTGAGCCATCAAAGACTCAAGAGTTTTCATCTGAATTGGACACTCAAGGTAGGATTAACTTGAGAGCCACTTTCAAGCCAGAGTACATCAGACCTAAGTTGGCTGCTAAGTCAGCATTACCAATGGACTTGAACTTTGATGCACCAATGAACGTAGTTG TTGTAGGAGGTGCTGGAGCTGTCGCCGGAGGAGTCGTAGGCGGTGTAGGAGGTATTGCTTCAGAAGGTATTGCTAGGGGAGGTTCATTTCTTAAAGGATTTGGAagactgaagaagaagcattCAAGCAATGGCGACGAAACCTCTACTATAGCAGATGATAGTTTTGCAAGTCATGATAAGAACTTCAGCGACATCGAATCTGAAGCTGCGCATGACAATGCTAGCAGACACAGCCCAATGAGTCCCTCAAAGAAGGGAAGAGAAGTGGTTAACAAATCGGCAGAATTGCAAAGCTTGAGATCTGGAGCTGCTCCAGTCTccaattctcttcaacaCTCACAGGTTGACGGCATAGCCAGACCTCCAATTCCTGGACATCTCAGAACTCCTAGCGCTGCTTCAGATGCTGCCAGTATCGCAAGTAGCTTTGCTCCCGGAGCTATTCCAGGAAGGCTTACAATCGTCTCAGCATCCAATCTTAACACCAAAGATCCAGTGGAAGTCAAGGTAGTATTGAAGCAACCCACCAAACAAAAggacttgttcaagaccAGAAACACCAAGGGCGACAAAAGCGCCAATACATTCAAGTGGAACGAAAGCGTACCATTTAAGTCCGTTACCGAAGGTGAGCTTATTTTCGACATTAGAGAACACCACACCTTTGGAAAGAATGTGTCGTTGGGTCAGGCTACTGTGAAGTTGTCTGATGTCATCGGCAGACCTGAcaatttggaattgaatgTTGGTAGTGGACAATTGGTTGTAAACGTTAGATACAACTGA
- a CDS encoding FKBP-type Peptidylprolyl isomerase (go_process protein folding), producing the protein MASLIPISTYNLAVKPFFPVPAIEDEYPVTIRLTLAAVDPEAVDDKEEPSTLRLLKRSNPFIDDEEDDFEDEDEEDELDEDEDEEEEEKEEDKKSKKSKKTKRAEKEEEEEEDEEEDEDDEDDEDDEDDVSEFVVCTLSPKVQYQQTIDLTISPDEEVYFVVTGSYPIHLTGNYVEHPADEDSDDSDYDDEYYDDDEYDLSPEEDELVGGYNLEDLEDESDIESKIEELVEEEEAKGTKKRAAEESETKSAKKSKKEEKKSVQFTKELEQGPTGSTLVDKKKEKKEKAKAKKEEAKAKKDEAAKEAKEAAKEAAKDGKKFPTKTLLGGVVTEDRKVGTGPTAKSGNRVGIRYVGKLKNGKVFDKNTTGKPFAFGLGKGECIKGFDLGVAGMAVGGERRVVIPAKMGYGSQALPGIPANSELTFDIKLVSLK; encoded by the coding sequence ATGGCCAGTTTGATTCCTATTTCGACCTACAACTTGGCCGTTAAGCCATTCTTCCCAGTCCCTGCTATCGAGGATGAATATCCAGTCACCATCAGATTGACTTTGGCTGCTGTTGACCCAGAAGCTGTCGACGACAAGGAAGAGCCTTCCACcttgagattgttgaagagatcGAATCCTTTCattgacgatgaagaagacgatttcgaagacgaagatgaagaagatgaattagacgaagacgaagacgaagaagaagaagaaaaggaagaagacaaaaagtccaagaagtccaagaagactaAGAGGGCcgaaaaggaagaagaagaagaagaagacgaagaagaagacgaagacgacgaagacgacgaagatgacgaagacgatgtATCTGAATTTGTTGTGTGTACTTTGTCTCCAAAGGTTCAATACCAACAAACCATTGACTTGACCATCTCGcctgatgaagaagtctacTTTGTAGTCACTGGTTCGTACCCAATTCACTTGACTGGTAACTATGTTGAACATCCAGCAGACGAAGACTCCGACGACTCTGACTACGACGATGAATACtacgatgacgacgaatATGACTTGAgtccagaagaagacgagttGGTTGGTGGTtacaacttggaagaccTTGAAGACGAATCTGACATCGAAAGTaagattgaagagttggttgaagaagaagaagccaaggGAACGAAAAAGAGAGCCGCcgaagaatctgaaaccAAGTCGGCcaagaaatccaagaaggaagaaaagaagtctgTTCAATTCACAAAGGAATTGGAACAGGGTCCTACTGGCTCTACTTTGGTTgacaagaaaaaggaaaagaaggaaaaggcaaaggcaaagaaggaagaagccaaagcTAAGAAGGATGAAGCCGCTAAGgaagccaaagaagctGCCAAGGAAGCTGCCAAGGACGGCAAGAAGTTCCCTACCAAGACCTTGTTGGGAGGTGTTGTCACCGAAGACAGAAAGGTCGGTACTGGTCCAACTGCTAAGTCTGGTAACAGAGTTGGCATCAGATACGTCggaaaattgaagaacgGTAAGGTCTTTGACAAGAACACTACTGGTAAGCCATTTGCTTTCGGCTTGGGTAAGGGTGAATGTATCAAGGGTTTCGATTTGGGTGTTGCTGGTATGGCTGTCGGTGgtgaaagaagagttgtaATCCCAGCCAAGATGGGTTACGGCTCGCAAGCCTTGCCAGGCATCCCAGCCAACTCCGAATTGACTTTTGAcatcaagttggtttcCTTAAAATAA
- a CDS encoding 40S ribosomal protein S1 (go_component intracellular; ribosome~go_function structural constituent of ribosome~go_process protein biosynthesis): MAVGKNKRLSKGKKGLKKKVVDPFTRKDWFDIKAPSTFENRNVGKTLINRSTGLKNAADGLKGRVVEVSLADLQGSEDHSYRKIKLRVDEVQGKNLLTNFHGLDFTSDKLRSLVRKWQSLVEANVTVKTSDDYVLRVFAIAFTKRQANQIKKTTYAQSSKLREVRKKMIEIMQREVSNVTLAQLTSKLIPEVIGREIEKSTQTIFPLQNVHIRKVKLLKQPKFDLGALLALHGEGSTEEKGKKVNAGFKDVVLESV; this comes from the coding sequence ATGGCTGTCGGTAAGAACAAGAGATTGTCCAAGGGTAAGAAGggtttgaagaagaaggtcgTCGACCCATTCACCAGAAAGGATTGGTTTGACATCAAGGCCCCATCTACCTTCGAAAACAGAAACGTTGGTAAGACCTTGATCAACAGATCCACCGGTTTGAAGAACGCCGCCGATGGTTTGAAGGGTCGTGTTGTCGAAGTATCCTTGGCTGACTTGCAAGGTTCCGAAGACCACTCCTACAGAAAGATTAAATTGAGAGTTGACGAAGTCCAAGGTAAGAACTTATTGACCAACTTCCACGGTTTGGACTTCACTTCCGACAAGTTAAGATCCTTGGTCAGAAAGTGGCAATCTTTGGTTGAAGCCAACGTCACCGTCAAGACCTCTGACGACTACGTCTTGAGAGTCTTCGCCATTGCCTTCACCAAGAGACAAGCCAaccaaatcaagaagactaCCTACGCTCAATCCTCCAAGTTGAGAGAagtcagaaagaagatgatcGAAATCATGCAAAGAGAAGTTTCCAACGTCACCTTGGCTCAATTAACCTCCAAGTTGATCCCAGAAGTCATTGGCCgtgaaattgaaaagtccACTCAAACCATCTTCCCATTGCAAAATGTCCACATCAGAAAGGTTAAGTTGTTAAAACAACCTAAGTTCGACTTGGGTGCTTTGTTGGCCTTGCACGGTGAAGGTTCCACCGAAGAAAAGGGTAAGAAGGTCAACGCCGGCTTCAAGGATGTTGTTTTAGAATCTGTTTAA
- a CDS encoding GTP-binding protein of the ras superfamily (go_function GTP binding~go_process small GTPase mediated signal transduction): MDDNQHGQNNQVALKIGLIGDSQIGKTSLMVKYVEGSFDEDYIQTLGVNFMDKKIQIRNTTITFSIWDLGGQKEFINMLPLVSNDAVAILFMFDLTRKSTLNSIKEWYRQVRGFNKTALPFLIGTKYDQFIDLSYQDQVEITSQAKKFGRAMKAPVIFCSTSHSINVQKIFKIILSKAFDLRLNLDEINNIGEPILLYK, encoded by the exons ATGGACGACAACCAGCATGGCCAGAATAACCA GGTTGCATTGAAAATCGGACTCATTGGCGATTCCCAGATAGGCAAGACGTCCTTGATGGTTAAGTACGTGGAGGGCTCGTTTGACGAAGACTATATCCAAACACTAGGAGTCAATTTCATGGACAAAAAGATCCAGATCAGAAACACAACTATCACCTTCTCAATATGGGACTTGGGTGGACAGAAGGAATTCATCAACATGCTTCCTCTTGTATCCAATGATGCCGTAGCTATCCTTTTCATGTTTGACTTGACGAGAAAATCAACTTTAAACTCCATCAAGGAGTGGTACAGACAAGTGCGCGGGTTCAATAAAACGGCGTTGCCTTTTCTTATAGGAACCAAATACGACCAGTTCATAGACTTATCGTATCAGGATCAAGTCGAAATCACCCTGCAGGCCAAGAAGTTTGGCAGGGCCATGAAAGCTCCGGTCATTTTCTGTTCTACCAGTCATTCCATCAATGTTCAGAAGATCTTTAAGATCATCTTGTCTAAGGCGTTTGACTTACGTCTCAATTTGGAcgaaatcaacaatatcGGGGAACCTATTCTTCTCTACAAATAG
- the HMG1 gene encoding 3-hydroxy-3-methyl-glutaryl coenzyme A reductase (HMG-CoA) (go_function hydroxymethylglutaryl-CoA reductase (NADPH) activity~go_process biosynthesis), whose product MVLGFITRATSALARTSAHRPIHFIIITSLLASIAYLSVVDEYIPENFSDTDIGTSYYHPAGRADYKNWIKIDNASEYPKANHVTVVPLRFKRVLHSEIPTVENTFQGLQQNERVLIVDSDVVDSALQSIDKISYNGLTWRARNNNRIMKYYEYIRTSLSKIRSLMQNAENFDITLITVAYLAMWYTLIKVFVDMRLVGSKFWLAFSTIISSTFAFLFALVVTTKVLDTKVPLISISEGIPFLVAIIGFKHKVSIASAVQTASNTSEDVRTIVARVISSHTVSMLRDHVAVIGVLLACASYGSHLAGLRNFCILSSLILSIDLVLVYTFFSAILALKVEINRARRTEDLKEALEEEGISSLIAQDVALQSSNIEHPNEKNFFASDDSSIVSFKVAMILGFLGFHAFWLGSSWLYNSTGDATLSVLDTAPQLTKSTAKYITIGSKGTIVTILPARIYLPLGYLVLTEDFVLSVLEKISYAIRDNLISKFLLFGFAISISVNAYFLNASRYQVSATTKLIQREFSRPQLSEKSKTQTVTSAQAPRVSKIDTKESYEDSSSEELEIKVPAKQLPLEECIEIMKDGKVKTLNDNEVSSLVVSGKLPLYALEKQLADNTRAVAVRRKAIAKLANVPSLDSGRLPYKHYDYDRVFGACCENVIGFMPIPVGVAGPLIIDGKPYHIPMATTEGCLVASTMRGCKAINAGGGVQTVLTRDGMTRGPCVSFPSLARAGAAKLWLDSEEGQSTIKKAFNSTSRFARLQHIQTAMAGDLLFIRFRTTTGDAMGMNMISKGVEYSLKYMVEECGWEDMEIISVSGNYCTDKKPAAINWIEGRGKSIVAEARIPSEVVKKVLKSDVDALVELNISKNLIGSAMAGSVGGFNAHAANLVTAVFLACGQDPAQNVESSNCITLMKRVGDDLQISVSMPSIEVGTIGGGTILEPQGAMLDLLGVRGPHPTNPGDNARQLARIVACAVLAAELSLCSALAAGHLVQSHMQHNRKGAAATPAAPAANGSANGSAKAQTKAPKPNGAANGNDLKRLKEGAVTCIKS is encoded by the coding sequence ATGGTTCTTGGCTTCATAACCAGGGCCACTAGCGCCTTGGCCAGGACTTCGGCCCATCGCCCAATAcatttcatcatcatcaccTCATTGCTAGCATCGATTGCTTACTTATCAGTAGTTGACGAATATATTCCAGAGAACTTCAGCGATACAGACATTGGGACCTCCTACTACCACCCGGCAGGCAGAGCGGATTACAAGAACTGGATCAAAATCGACAATGCCTCGGAATACCCAAAAGCTAATCATGTCACAGTGGTTCCTTTGAGATTCAAGAGAGTTCTTCACAGTGAAATACCAACTGTTGAAAACACGTTCCAAGGCTTACAGCAAAACGAACGTGTCCTcattgttgattctgatgTTGTAGACTCGGCCTTGCAGTCTATCGACAAGATCTCCTACAACGGTCTTACATGGAGAGccagaaacaacaacagaattATGAAATATTATGAGTATATCCGTACCAGTCTTCTGAAAATCAGAAGCTTGATGCAGAATGCCGAAAACTTCGACATCACCTTGATTACCGTCGCTTATCTTGCCATGTGGTACACTTTAATCAAGGTTTTCGTCGATATGAGACTCGTAGGCTCCAAGTTCTGGTTAGccttttcaacaattatCTCTTCCACTTTTGCTTTCCTCTTTGCCTTAGTGGTTACCACTAAGGTATTGGATACCAAGGTTCCATTGATAAGTATTTCAGAAGGTATTCCCTTTTTGGTAGCCATTATTGGGTTCAAGCACAAGGTCTCTATTGCTTCTGCTGTCCAGACAGCATCCAATACCTCAGAAGATGTGAGAACCATCGTGGCTAGAGTAATCTCATCCCACACCGTTAGTATGTTGAGGGACCATGTAGCCGTCAttggagttcttcttgCATGTGCTTCTTACGGCTCTCATTTGGCTGGATTGAGAAACTTCTGTATTTTGAGttctttgatcttgtcgATCGACTTAGTTTTGGTCTACaccttcttttctgctATCTTGGCTTTGAAAGTCGAAATCAACAGAGCTCGTCGTactgaagacttgaaagaagctcttgaagaagaaggtatttCCTCGTTGATTGCTCAAGACGTGGCTCTTCAATCTTCCAATATCGAACACCCaaatgaaaagaacttTTTTGCCTCAGATGACTCTTCTATTGTCTCTTTCAAGGTAGCTATGATTCTTGGGTTCTTGGGGTTCCATGCTTTCTGGTTAGGAAGCTCATGGTTGTATAACTCAACTGGAGATGCTACACTCTCTGTGTTGGACACTGCTCCACAGTTAACTAAATCTACTGCTAAGTATATCACCATTGGTTCTAAGGGTACCATTGTAACCATCTTACCCGCCAGAATCTACTTGCCATTGGGATATCTAGTTCTTACTGAAGACTTTGTCTTGTCagttttggaaaagatcagTTATGCCATACGAGACAACCTCATTTCCAAGTTCCTCTTGTTCGGATTTGCTATTTCCATCAGTGTCAACGCATACTTCTTAAATGCATCTCGTTACCAGGTTTCTGCCACTACAAAGCTCATACAAAGAGAATTCTCTAGACCACAATTGAGCGAAAAGTCCAAGACTCAAACTGTGACATCTGCGCAAGCCCCTAGAGTTTCCAAAATTGACACCAAAGAGTCGTATGAAGACTCTTCtagtgaagaattggaaatcaAGGTCCCTGCTAAGCAATTGCCATTGGAAGAATGTATTGAAATCATGAAGGATGGAAAGgtcaagactttgaatgATAACGAAGTATCGTCCTTAGTggtttctggaaaattACCATTATATGCTTTAGAGAAGCAATTGGCAGATAACACTAGGGCTGTTGCTGTTCGTAGAAAGGCTATTGCCAAGTTAGCCAATGTTCCTTCGTTAGATTCCGGTCGTTTGCCATACAAGCACTATGATTACGATCGTGTGTTTGGTGCCTGTTGTGAAAATGTTATTGGATTCATGCCTATTCCAGTAGGTGTAGCCGGACCTTTGATTATCGACGGTAAGCCATATCATATTCCTATGGCCACTACTGAAGGTTGTTTGGTTGCTTCTACTATGCGTGGTTGTAAAGCCATCAATGCTGGTGGAGGTGTTCAGACTGTGTTGACCAGAGATGGTATGACCAGAGGTCCATGTGTCTCGTTTCCATCTTTGGCAAGAGCTGGAGCTGCTAAATTGTGGcttgattctgaagaaggtCAACTGACTATCAAAAAGGCTTTCAACTCTACTTCCAGATTTGCGAGATTGCAACATATTCAAACTGCCATGGCTGGTGATTTGTTATTTATTCGTTTCAGAACCACCACTGGTGATGCAATGGGTATGAACATGATCTCCAAGGGTGTGGAATACTCCCTTAAGTACATGGTTGAAGAGTGTGGATGGGAAGATATGGAGATTATCTCGGTCTCTGGTAACTACTGTACCGACAAGAAGCCTGCTGCCATCAACTGGATCGAAGGGAGAGGTAAGTCTATTGTGGCTGAAGCCAGAATTCCATCTGAAGTCGTCAAGAAGGTTCTTAAGTCTGATGTGGATGCTTTGGTTGAATTGAACATatccaagaacttgattggTTCTGCCATGGCTGGTTCAGTTGGTGGATTTAATGCTCATGCTGCCAATTTAGTCACAGCTGTGTTTTTGGCGTGTGGTCAGGATCCAGCACAAAATGTCGAATCCTCCAACTGTATTACCTTGATGAAGAGAGTTGGAGATGATTTGCagatttctgtttctatGCCTTCTATCGAAGTTGGCACTATCGGTGGTGGTACTATCTTGGAGCCACAAGGTGCCATGCTTGACTTGTTAGGAGTCCGTGGCCCACACCCAACTAATCCTGGTGATAATGCCAGACAATTAGCTCGTATTGTTGCATGTGCCGTGTTGGCAGCTGaactttctctttgttcTGCTTTAGCTGCTGGCCACTTGGTTCAATCCCATATGCAACACAACCGTAAAGGTGCTGCTGCCACTCCTGCTGCTCCTGCTGCCAACGGTTCGGCCAATGGATCGGCCAAGGCACAAACCAAAGCTCCAAAACCCAACGGAGCTGCCAATGGAAATGATTTAAAGCGTCTTAAGGAAGGTGCTGTCACTTGCATCAAGTCctga